A part of Candidatus Hydrogenedentota bacterium genomic DNA contains:
- a CDS encoding anhydro-N-acetylmuramic acid kinase, whose product MDLNAIRNKPMRFAVGLMSGTSCDGISAALVRIKGTGDSLHLKFIKLLQFPYPSYLRNRLLSPQLTAQDICLLNFELGSRFADAVLAMFPVAKEAGCTIDFVASHGHTVAHVPPRGEKPHGTLQIGEPAIIAERTGLPVISDFRTRDMAAGGQGAPLVPYADWVLFARPDRSIVCLNIGGIANVTVVTPNFDDILAFDTGPGNMIIDGTVGLLTRGEENMDTDGKAAAEGVVIEEFLDYLLSHPYFDQSPPKSTGREEFGIEVYLRDALMSRKSQPYENLVATVTAAVAKSIVNAFDRFIKPKYDIARVVVSGGGAYNKTLLAGIREGLPNTTVRTSEQYGIPSIAREAVAFAILGNETICGTPANVPQATGARHAAILGKITPGV is encoded by the coding sequence ATGGACTTGAACGCAATTCGTAACAAACCAATGCGGTTTGCCGTCGGTTTGATGTCCGGCACGTCCTGCGATGGCATTTCGGCGGCGCTCGTGCGCATCAAGGGGACCGGCGACAGCCTGCATCTCAAATTCATCAAACTGCTCCAGTTCCCGTATCCGTCCTATTTGCGTAATCGCCTGCTGAGTCCACAACTGACCGCGCAGGATATTTGCCTGCTCAATTTTGAATTGGGATCGCGTTTCGCCGATGCGGTGCTCGCGATGTTTCCCGTGGCGAAAGAGGCGGGCTGCACCATTGATTTCGTCGCATCACACGGCCATACGGTCGCTCATGTGCCCCCCCGGGGTGAAAAACCCCATGGCACGCTTCAAATCGGCGAGCCGGCGATTATCGCCGAACGAACCGGACTGCCGGTCATTTCCGATTTCCGAACGCGCGACATGGCGGCCGGCGGACAAGGCGCCCCGCTGGTTCCCTATGCAGACTGGGTATTGTTTGCCCGGCCGGATCGCTCGATTGTGTGCCTCAACATCGGGGGAATCGCGAACGTAACCGTGGTTACGCCGAATTTCGACGATATTCTCGCATTCGACACAGGCCCTGGAAATATGATTATTGACGGCACGGTGGGGCTGTTGACGCGCGGCGAGGAAAACATGGACACCGACGGCAAGGCCGCAGCCGAAGGTGTCGTTATCGAGGAGTTCCTCGATTATCTTCTGAGCCATCCCTATTTCGATCAATCCCCGCCTAAAAGCACCGGACGGGAAGAATTCGGCATCGAAGTCTATTTGCGCGACGCGCTGATGAGCCGGAAAAGCCAACCCTACGAGAATCTCGTCGCCACCGTGACGGCGGCCGTTGCCAAAAGCATCGTCAACGCATTCGACCGGTTCATCAAGCCCAAATACGACATTGCGCGTGTCGTCGTCAGCGGGGGCGGCGCGTACAACAAAACCCTTCTCGCGGGCATTCGCGAAGGGCTGCCCAACACGACTGTCCGCACGAGCGAACAATATGGCATACCGTCCATCGCGCGCGAAGCCGTGGCCTTCGCCATTTTGGGCAATGAAACCATTTGCGGCACGCCCGCCAATGTGCCCCAAGCCACCGGCGCCCGCCATGCCGCCATCCTCGGAAAGATTACGCCGGGCGTGTAG
- the rfbD gene encoding dTDP-4-dehydrorhamnose reductase: MRVLVTGAKGQLGTEVCAAYADVELISVDIDRVDLRDTDAVHALIADETRPDLVVNTAAAHNVPECEKDPATAFAVNAAAVRAMAAACRACGARMVHISTDYVFGSGGKRPYVETDLPAPLNVYAASKLAGEFLLAAECPDHVILRTAALYGHAPCVAKGGKNFVQLMLHLAATRPEIRVVTDEITTPTYTRALAAQIRLVAEKGKPGLYHATCNGECSWYDFAKAIFEETNTSANLLPATSADFPSPVKRPNYSVLCNKRLQDQGIDIMPHWRDALRAYVRAEQDAR; this comes from the coding sequence ATGCGGGTCCTGGTAACCGGCGCAAAAGGGCAACTCGGCACGGAAGTCTGCGCCGCCTATGCGGACGTGGAGTTGATTTCCGTTGATATCGATCGCGTGGACTTGCGCGACACGGATGCGGTGCATGCGCTGATCGCGGACGAAACCCGGCCGGACCTGGTCGTCAATACCGCCGCGGCGCACAACGTGCCGGAATGCGAGAAAGATCCCGCCACGGCCTTTGCCGTGAACGCGGCGGCCGTGCGCGCGATGGCCGCCGCTTGCCGCGCGTGCGGCGCGCGCATGGTGCATATCAGCACCGATTATGTGTTTGGATCGGGAGGCAAACGCCCCTATGTCGAAACGGATCTTCCCGCGCCGCTGAACGTGTATGCGGCGAGCAAGTTGGCCGGAGAATTCCTGCTGGCCGCGGAATGTCCCGATCATGTCATCCTGCGCACGGCGGCCCTGTACGGCCATGCGCCTTGCGTGGCCAAAGGCGGCAAGAATTTCGTGCAACTCATGCTCCACTTGGCCGCGACGCGCCCGGAGATCCGCGTGGTCACGGATGAGATCACCACACCCACCTACACGCGCGCGCTTGCCGCGCAAATCCGGCTGGTGGCCGAAAAGGGCAAACCGGGTCTGTATCACGCCACGTGTAACGGCGAGTGCTCATGGTATGACTTTGCCAAAGCCATCTTCGAGGAAACGAACACGTCCGCGAACCTCCTCCCGGCGACATCCGCCGATTTCCCGTCGCCCGTCAAACGCCCAAACTATTCGGTCCTGTGCAACAAACGCTTGCAGGATCAAGGGATTGATATCATGCCGCATTGGCGCGATGCCCTGCGGGCCTATGTACGCGCGGAACAAGACGCCCGTTGA
- a CDS encoding SDR family oxidoreductase has protein sequence MILLTGGAGYIGAVAVRELLDKGFAVRVLDKFLYGSYPLDAVKNQVEIVEGDICDLDESVLDGVKGVIHLAGLSNDPTAEFNPEANHRMNTVATQTIAEACKRRGIKRFIFASSCSVYDRGLMAEDILQDETSPLEPRAAYATSKFAAEQILLKLADDTFQPTILRQGTVYGWSPRMRYDLVINTFVKSAFEDRKLTVHCGGEMWRPLVDVTDVAKCYLACLEADLGVVGGQIFNLSHKNYRILELAHWVKKALQDIVDIDIVVEYGSQRGRSYRVSTRKIETALGFRPIVSVEDSARDMALKVKAGINADFANPKYYNIRWLELLLEMQAHLRRLGNIF, from the coding sequence ATGATTTTATTGACGGGCGGCGCGGGGTATATCGGCGCGGTGGCGGTGCGCGAGTTGCTGGACAAGGGATTCGCGGTACGCGTGCTGGACAAATTTCTGTACGGCTCGTATCCGTTGGACGCGGTGAAAAATCAGGTCGAAATCGTTGAGGGCGACATCTGCGATTTGGATGAAAGCGTGCTCGACGGTGTCAAGGGCGTGATTCATCTGGCGGGGCTGAGCAACGATCCAACCGCCGAATTCAACCCGGAGGCCAACCACCGGATGAACACGGTCGCGACACAAACGATCGCCGAGGCGTGCAAGCGGCGCGGCATCAAGCGGTTCATCTTCGCGTCGAGTTGTTCGGTGTACGATCGGGGTCTGATGGCAGAGGACATCTTGCAGGACGAGACCTCGCCGCTCGAACCGCGCGCGGCCTATGCAACGAGCAAATTCGCCGCAGAGCAAATCCTGCTCAAATTGGCGGACGACACCTTTCAACCGACGATTCTTCGCCAAGGAACGGTGTACGGCTGGAGCCCGCGCATGCGCTACGATCTCGTGATCAACACGTTCGTGAAATCGGCCTTCGAGGATCGCAAACTGACGGTGCATTGCGGCGGGGAAATGTGGCGGCCGCTGGTGGACGTGACGGATGTGGCAAAGTGCTATCTGGCCTGCCTTGAAGCGGACTTGGGCGTGGTCGGCGGGCAGATCTTCAATCTTTCGCACAAGAACTACCGCATTCTCGAATTGGCCCACTGGGTCAAGAAGGCATTGCAGGATATTGTTGATATAGACATTGTGGTCGAGTACGGCAGCCAGCGCGGGCGCAGTTATCGCGTATCCACCCGGAAAATTGAAACGGCGCTCGGCTTTCGCCCGATCGTCTCGGTCGAGGATTCCGCGCGCGATATGGCGCTCAAGGTCAAGGCGGGCATCAACGCGGATTTTGCCAATCCAAAGTATTACAACATCCGCTGGCTCGAATTGTTGCTTGAAATGCAGGCCCATTTGCGGCGTCTTGGAAACATTTTCTAA